One Herbiconiux sp. A18JL235 genomic window carries:
- a CDS encoding glycosyl hydrolase, translated as MSVEDLKRLLTSPSIEYRPEIRWWLAEGLHTDATLRHEIAAARRLGFGGLEFLAMDEEAIDHRRYGWGSEEWVHDNRIIVDETTERGMAVSFTSGTNWSNANLPTIDPDHPAAAQELNVVTERLSGGETRTGPLSQIDLAAIAVPDGMPMHRESGSRQHFVAVVAARVVETDSGSAPVLDVTSVVDLSAHVDDGRLEWTAPEGEWLLFTYWMHGTGQTASPSVQTNYTVNYLDRAGIDAVIHYWDTVVLTPELRSAIRKNGRAQMYMDSLELWTFGMGGLFWGATVYDEFRRRRGYAIDPWLPFLTRDVQIMASSTVYHHEPAPEYALTVAKVRHDYVETLTDLYIENMLRPFAAFLHENAMELRAEISYGMPFELTRPGIEVDGIENESLEFAAQIDAYRLLAGPAHLFGKQYSSETGATTRNHMLDHRFYDQIIATQLAAGVTKTVMHGWASTAGAEGATHWPGHEGMLSVFSERFDERQPAAEFYPLWTEALARIQAVLRQGVPRIDVGILRTDHFTDNGSGMAFLDDTGRRIPDEEAYGRMWMRDRENHWWRDLQLQDAGWTYEFFDGSLLLHDEVSLGGGLVQPDGPGYQALLVYQAGLDADVAALLLRWAQAGLPVVLVHGASELKLLTEKRYINHARAASHTPGLDGRDDELAAVIAELLRQPSVREADGPDNALEALRSLGVRGRAEFADENRTVLTHLRVDGELSHVYAYHFLYETGEDTVVEITLDGEGAVHRIDPWSGELHAYPEARSVDGLTVIRAALAPGETALWTLDRSATPLVFSEETDTIAALDEWSIAVESWDAGEDVLITEDRGLGYETREIRPTTAVTTLRSSTTQLAPWRRIEDIGAAVSGVGQYTVRFTLDDAPTGAERFVLDLGSTAGGLGSVSVGGRPPRGFDTSAPRVDITADLRAGDNEIVVRVASSLNNRLIARGYYDDMPDIVGTLLTGVPSNQATTVRDHGLLGPVRLERITTTH; from the coding sequence GTGTCGGTCGAAGACCTCAAGAGACTCCTCACGTCGCCCAGCATCGAGTATCGCCCCGAGATCCGCTGGTGGCTGGCAGAGGGACTCCACACCGACGCGACCCTCCGCCACGAGATCGCCGCAGCCCGCCGACTCGGCTTCGGCGGGCTCGAGTTCCTCGCAATGGACGAGGAGGCGATCGACCACCGGCGTTACGGCTGGGGATCCGAGGAGTGGGTTCACGACAACCGCATCATCGTTGATGAGACCACCGAGCGCGGCATGGCGGTCAGCTTCACCTCGGGCACCAACTGGTCGAACGCCAACCTGCCCACGATCGACCCTGACCATCCGGCTGCCGCCCAGGAATTGAATGTCGTCACCGAACGGCTCTCAGGCGGCGAGACCCGCACCGGCCCCCTGTCGCAGATCGATCTCGCGGCGATCGCCGTGCCAGACGGCATGCCGATGCATCGCGAGTCGGGAAGCCGGCAGCACTTCGTCGCCGTCGTGGCAGCCCGCGTGGTGGAGACCGACTCCGGATCGGCACCGGTGCTCGACGTCACCTCCGTCGTCGATCTCAGCGCCCACGTCGACGACGGCCGCCTGGAGTGGACAGCACCGGAGGGAGAGTGGCTTCTCTTCACCTACTGGATGCACGGCACCGGCCAGACGGCATCCCCCTCCGTGCAGACCAACTACACGGTCAACTACCTCGACCGGGCGGGGATCGACGCCGTGATCCACTACTGGGACACCGTGGTGCTCACGCCCGAGCTGCGGAGCGCGATCCGTAAGAACGGCCGCGCGCAGATGTACATGGACTCGCTCGAGCTGTGGACGTTCGGCATGGGAGGCCTGTTCTGGGGGGCCACCGTCTACGACGAATTCCGGCGCCGGCGCGGCTACGCCATCGACCCGTGGCTGCCCTTCCTTACTCGCGATGTGCAGATCATGGCGTCATCGACCGTCTACCATCACGAGCCGGCCCCGGAGTACGCGCTGACCGTCGCGAAGGTGAGGCACGACTACGTAGAGACCCTCACCGACCTCTACATCGAGAACATGCTGCGTCCGTTCGCCGCGTTCTTGCACGAGAACGCGATGGAGCTGCGGGCCGAGATCAGCTACGGCATGCCCTTCGAACTCACCCGCCCCGGCATCGAGGTCGACGGCATCGAGAACGAGTCGTTGGAGTTCGCGGCGCAGATCGACGCATACCGGCTGCTCGCCGGTCCGGCCCATCTGTTCGGCAAGCAGTACTCGTCGGAGACGGGAGCGACCACCCGCAACCACATGCTCGACCACCGCTTCTACGACCAGATCATCGCCACGCAACTTGCGGCCGGCGTCACGAAGACCGTCATGCACGGCTGGGCCAGCACGGCCGGTGCCGAGGGCGCGACCCATTGGCCCGGGCACGAAGGGATGCTGTCGGTCTTCTCCGAGCGATTCGACGAGCGTCAGCCGGCCGCCGAGTTCTATCCGCTGTGGACCGAGGCCCTCGCGCGTATCCAAGCCGTGCTGCGCCAGGGCGTGCCTCGGATCGACGTGGGCATCCTCCGTACCGATCACTTCACCGACAACGGCTCCGGCATGGCATTCCTCGACGACACTGGCCGCCGCATCCCCGACGAGGAGGCCTACGGCCGGATGTGGATGCGCGACCGCGAGAATCACTGGTGGCGCGACCTCCAGCTGCAGGACGCGGGGTGGACCTACGAGTTCTTCGACGGCTCCCTCCTGCTCCACGACGAGGTGAGTCTGGGCGGGGGACTCGTGCAGCCGGACGGACCCGGCTATCAAGCGCTCCTCGTCTATCAGGCCGGGCTCGACGCCGACGTGGCCGCACTCCTGCTCCGGTGGGCGCAGGCCGGGTTGCCGGTCGTGCTCGTGCACGGCGCATCCGAACTGAAGCTGCTCACCGAAAAGCGCTACATCAACCATGCGCGCGCCGCGTCCCACACCCCTGGGCTCGACGGCCGCGACGACGAGCTCGCCGCCGTGATCGCCGAACTGCTGCGGCAGCCCTCGGTGCGCGAGGCGGACGGCCCTGACAACGCGCTCGAGGCGCTGCGCTCACTCGGCGTCCGAGGACGCGCGGAGTTCGCCGACGAGAACCGCACCGTGCTCACCCATCTCCGTGTGGACGGCGAACTCAGCCACGTCTACGCGTACCACTTCCTGTACGAGACGGGTGAGGACACCGTGGTCGAGATCACGCTCGACGGAGAGGGCGCGGTGCACCGGATCGACCCGTGGAGCGGAGAGCTGCACGCGTACCCCGAGGCCCGCTCCGTCGACGGTCTGACGGTGATCCGCGCCGCACTGGCGCCGGGCGAAACGGCGTTGTGGACGCTCGACCGCTCCGCCACTCCCCTGGTCTTCTCGGAGGAGACCGACACCATCGCTGCACTCGACGAATGGTCGATCGCCGTGGAGAGCTGGGATGCCGGCGAAGACGTCCTCATCACGGAGGACAGGGGCCTCGGCTACGAGACGCGGGAGATCCGTCCGACGACCGCCGTGACCACGCTGCGATCGTCGACCACGCAGCTCGCTCCGTGGCGACGCATCGAGGACATCGGTGCGGCGGTGTCCGGTGTAGGCCAGTACACGGTCAGATTCACGCTCGACGACGCTCCGACCGGGGCGGAGCGCTTCGTGCTCGACCTGGGCTCCACCGCGGGCGGCCTGGGTTCGGTGTCGGTCGGCGGGCGTCCGCCGCGCGGCTTCGACACGTCTGCGCCGCGCGTCGACATCACAGCAGACCTGCGGGCCGGTGACAACGAGATCGTGGTCCGTGTCGCCAGCTCGCTGAACAACCGACTGATCGCCCGCGGCTACTACGACGACATGCCCGACATCGTCGGCACGCTGCTCACCGGTGTGCCCTCGAACCAGGCCACGACCGTTCGGGACCACGGCCTGCTCGGTCCCGTGCGCCTCGAACGCATCACCACGACCCACTGA
- a CDS encoding SDR family NAD(P)-dependent oxidoreductase — MKKLEGRVAVVTGAARGIGREIAKHLADDGADIAVIDVAVADETVAAVTSAGRRGIGVVADVTDPDALAAAAERIGRELGDVSIIVNNAGLHPHQTSIDELDYELWQRTMRVNVDSMLLTVKAFLPQLRRTGTGRIINMSSSVVNVAPVGGVHYIASKAAVVGLTRGLARELGPDSITVNAIAPSIVQTPGLAGTGISDEIIDAVLSQQIVKDFTTPADLVGLVGYLCTHEARLFTGQHFHLDGGIVLSD, encoded by the coding sequence GTGAAGAAACTCGAAGGGCGCGTAGCCGTCGTCACCGGGGCCGCACGGGGCATCGGCCGCGAGATCGCGAAGCACCTCGCTGACGACGGAGCCGACATCGCGGTGATCGACGTCGCCGTCGCCGACGAGACCGTGGCGGCGGTGACCAGCGCAGGCCGGCGTGGGATCGGCGTCGTCGCCGACGTGACCGATCCTGATGCGCTGGCTGCGGCCGCGGAGCGCATCGGCCGTGAACTGGGCGACGTCTCCATCATCGTCAACAACGCGGGCCTGCATCCGCATCAGACGTCAATCGACGAGCTCGACTATGAGCTCTGGCAGCGGACGATGCGGGTGAACGTCGACTCGATGCTGCTGACGGTCAAGGCCTTCCTCCCACAGCTCCGGCGCACCGGCACAGGACGGATCATCAACATGTCCTCGTCGGTGGTGAATGTGGCGCCGGTCGGCGGCGTGCACTACATCGCCTCGAAAGCGGCGGTGGTCGGCCTGACCCGCGGACTCGCGAGGGAGCTCGGGCCCGACTCGATCACCGTCAACGCGATCGCTCCGAGCATTGTGCAGACCCCGGGGCTGGCCGGGACCGGGATCAGCGACGAGATCATCGACGCCGTGCTCTCGCAGCAGATCGTGAAGGACTTCACAACCCCGGCCGATCTAGTCGGCCTGGTCGGGTACCTCTGCACCCACGAAGCGAGGTTGTTCACGGGGCAACACTTCCACCTCGACGGCGGGATCGTGCTCAGCGACTGA
- a CDS encoding helix-turn-helix domain-containing protein, with translation MVTERNRAIPTGCRHPRETATAAPHVGSVAERVGVTHGLLSQLERGRSNASLRTLYRIAQTLEEGPDSASPLIPALTRAIRQRGTPLNSNPRGDFTTARKIGSRSRTDCASKT, from the coding sequence ATGGTCACCGAGAGAAATCGCGCGATCCCGACTGGATGCCGCCATCCGCGAGAGACGGCGACAGCAGCGCCTCACGTTGGTTCAGTGGCGGAGCGCGTCGGGGTGACCCACGGCCTTCTCAGTCAGCTCGAACGCGGCAGGTCGAACGCCAGTCTCAGAACCCTGTACCGAATCGCGCAAACGCTCGAAGAAGGGCCAGACTCGGCCAGCCCGCTCATTCCAGCGCTCACCAGGGCGATTCGGCAGCGTGGAACACCGCTCAACTCGAACCCTCGAGGCGACTTCACCACTGCTCGAAAGATCGGGTCGCGCTCACGGACCGACTGCGCCTCGAAAACCTAA